Proteins encoded together in one Saimiri boliviensis isolate mSaiBol1 chromosome Y, mSaiBol1.pri, whole genome shotgun sequence window:
- the LOC141582940 gene encoding ATP-dependent RNA helicase DDX3Y-like, with the protein MSDVVVKNDPELEEQLADLDLNSSETQSGEASTASKGRYIPPHLRNREASKGFSDKDSSGWSCSRDKDAYSSFGSRESRGRSGYFSDRGSGSRGRFDDRGRSEHDGIGSRDRTGFGRYERSGHSRWYDRSDEGDWSKPLPPSERLERELFSGGNTGINFEKYDDIPVEATGSNCPAHIENFSDTDMGEIIMGNIELTRYTRPTPVQKHAIPIIKGKRDLMACAQTGSGKTAAFLLPILSQIYTDGPGEALKAVKENGRYGRRKQYPISLVLAPTRELAVQIYEEARKFSYRSRVRPCVVYGGADMGQQIRDLERGCHLLVATPGRLVDMMERGKIALDFCKYLVLDEADRMLDMGFEPQIRRIVEQDTMPPKGVRQTMMFSATFPKEIQMLARDFLDEYIFLAVGRVGSTSENITQKVFWVEDLDKRSFLLDLLGTAGRDSLTLVFVETKKGADSLEDFLHHEGYACTSIHGDRSQRDREEALHQFRSGKSPILVATAVAARGLDISNVRHVINFDLPSDIEEYVHRIGRTGRVGNLGLATSFFNEKNVNITKDLLDLLVEAKQEVPSWLEHMAYEHHYRGGNRGRSKRFSGGFGARDYRQSSGSSSSGFSSSRASSSHRGGTGYGNSRGFGGGVCGGFYNSDGYGGNYTSQGVDWWGN; encoded by the exons ATGAGTGATGTGGTGGTGAAAAATGACCCTGAACTGGAAGAGCAG CTTGCTGATCTGGACCTGAACTCCTCGGAGACACAGAGTGGAGAAGCAAGTACAGCAAGCA aagGACGGTATATACCTCCTCACTTAAGGAACAGAGAAGCATCTAAAG GATTCTCTGATAAAGACAGTTCAGGTTGGAGTTGCAGCAGAGATAAGGATGCATATAGCAGTTTTGGGTCTCGAGAATCCAGAGGAAGGTCTGGTTATTTCAGTGATCGTGGAAGTGGTTCAAGGGGAAG ATTTGATGACCGTGGACGGAGTGAACATGATGGTATTGGCAGTCGTGACAGAACTGGCTTTGGTAGATACGAACGGAGTGGACACAGTCGTTGGTATGACAGGTCAGATGAAGGTGATTGGTCCAAGCCACTTCCACCAAGTGAACGCTTAGAGCG GGAACTGTTTTCTGGAGGAAACACAGGGATTAACTTTGAGAAATACGATGATATACCAGTAGAGGCAACCGGCAGTAACTGTCCTGCACATATTGAAAAT TTCAGTGATACTGACATGGGAGAAATTATCATGGGGAACATTGAGCTTACTCGCTATACTCGTCCTACTCCAGTGCAAAAACATGCCATTCCTATCATTAAGGGAAAAAGAGACTTAATGGCTTGTGCCCAGACAG GGTCTGGAAAAACTGCAGCATTTCTTTTGCCCATACTGAGTCAGATATATACAGATGGTCCAGGAGAAGCTTTGAAGGCTGTGAAG gaaaatGGAAGGTATGGGCGCCGCAAGCAATACCCAATTTCCTTGGTTTTAGCCCCAACGAGAGAATTGGCTGTACAGATCTATGAGGAAGCCAGAAAa TTTTCTTACCGATCTAGAGTTCGCCCTTGTGTAGTTTATGGTGGTGCTGATATGGGTCAGCAGATTCGGGACTTAGAACGTGGATGCCACTTGTTAGTAGCCACTCCAGGACGTCTAGTGGATATGATGGAAAGAGGAAAGATAGCCTTAGACTTCTGCAA GTACTTAGTGTTGGATGAAGCTGATAGGATGTTGGATATGGGATTTGAACCTCAGATACGTCGTATAGTTGAACAAGATACTATGCCACCAAAGGGTGTTCGTCAGACTATGATGTTTAGTGCTACTTTTCCTAAAGAAATACAG ATGCTTGCTCGTGACTTTTTGGATGAATATATCTTTTTGGCTGTAGGCAGAGTAGGCTCTACCTCTGAGAACATCACACAGAAAGTATTTTGGGTGGAAGACTTAGATAAACGGTCATTTCTGCTTGATCTGTTGGGGACAGCAG GGAGGGATTCACTGACTCTGGTGTTTGTCGAGACCAAAAAGGGAGCGGATTCCCTGGAGGATTTCTTACACCATGAAGGATATGCTTGTACTAGCATTCATGGAGACCGATCCCAGAGAGATCGAGAGGAGGCCCTTCACCAGTTTCGCTCGGGGAAAAGCCCAATTCTTGTGGCTACAGCT GTGGCAGCACGAGGACTGGACATTTCAAATGTGAGACACGTTATCAATTTTGATTTGCCAAGCGATATTGAAGAATACGTGCATCGTATTGGCCGTACAGGACGTGTAGGAAACCTGG GCCTTGCCACCTCattctttaatgaaaaaaatgtgaatattacAAAGGATTTGTTGGATCTTCTTGTAGAAGCCAAACAAGAAGTGCCTTCTTGGTTGGAACATATGGCTTATGAACACCACTACAGGGGTGGCAATCGTGGACGATCTAAAAG ATTCAGCGGAGGATTTGGTGCTAGAGACTATCGACAGAGTAGTGGTTCCAGCAGTTCTGGCTTCAGTAGTAGTCGTGCAAGCAGCAGCCACAGGGGTGGAACTGGTTACGGCAACAGTAGAGGATTTGGTGGAg GTGTCTGTGGAGGCTTCTACAATAGCGATGGATATGGAGGAAATTATACCTCTCAGGGGGTTGACTGGTGGGGCAACTGA